A single Sorex araneus isolate mSorAra2 chromosome 8, mSorAra2.pri, whole genome shotgun sequence DNA region contains:
- the SERTAD3 gene encoding SERTA domain-containing protein 3 isoform X2, whose translation MVGGLKRKHSDVEEEEDEKWDWSPAGLRSYQQALLRISLDKVQRSLGPRAPSLRRHVLIHNTLQQLQAALCLAPTPALPPEPLFLGEEDFSLSSTIGSILRELDTTMDESEPPQNPVAPPAPQNEVPQHQPDPVFLEALSSRYLEDSSLDDFFLDIDTSTVEKEPALAPPEPPHNLFCTPGSWEWNELDHIMEIILGS comes from the coding sequence ATGGTTGGGGGCTTGAAGAGGAAACACTCggatgtggaggaggaggaagatgagaaatGGGACTGGAGTCCCGCCGGCCTGCGGAGCTACCAGCAAGCCCTGCTGCGAATCTCCCTAGACAAAGTCCAGCGCAGCCTGGGCCCCCGTGCCCCCAGCTTGCGCCGGCATGTCCTGATCCACAACACGCTGCAGCAGCTGCAGGCCGCGCTCTGCCTggcgcccaccccagccctgcccccggaGCCCCTTTTCCTGGGTGAGGAGGACTTTTCCCTGTCCTCCACCAtcggctctattctcagggagcTGGACACCACCATGGACGAGAGCGAGCCCCCGCAGAATCCAGTggcgcccccagcaccccaaaacgAAGTGCCACAACACCAGCCCGATCCGGTCTTTTTGGAAGCGCTGAGTTCCCGGTACCTGGAGGACTCTAGCTTGGACGATTTTTTTCTGGACATTGACACATCCACGGTGGAGAAGGAGCCCGCGCTGGCCCCGCCCGAGCCTCCGCACAACCTCTTCTGTACCCCAGGCTCCTGGGAGTGGAACGAACTTGATCACATCATGGAAATTATTCTGGGATCCTAA
- the SERTAD3 gene encoding SERTA domain-containing protein 3 isoform X1, with product MFQEALIPNLAAKGVMVGGLKRKHSDVEEEEDEKWDWSPAGLRSYQQALLRISLDKVQRSLGPRAPSLRRHVLIHNTLQQLQAALCLAPTPALPPEPLFLGEEDFSLSSTIGSILRELDTTMDESEPPQNPVAPPAPQNEVPQHQPDPVFLEALSSRYLEDSSLDDFFLDIDTSTVEKEPALAPPEPPHNLFCTPGSWEWNELDHIMEIILGS from the exons ATGTTTCAGGAGGCGCTCATTCCGAACCTGGCAGCGAAG GGCGTCATGGTTGGGGGCTTGAAGAGGAAACACTCggatgtggaggaggaggaagatgagaaatGGGACTGGAGTCCCGCCGGCCTGCGGAGCTACCAGCAAGCCCTGCTGCGAATCTCCCTAGACAAAGTCCAGCGCAGCCTGGGCCCCCGTGCCCCCAGCTTGCGCCGGCATGTCCTGATCCACAACACGCTGCAGCAGCTGCAGGCCGCGCTCTGCCTggcgcccaccccagccctgcccccggaGCCCCTTTTCCTGGGTGAGGAGGACTTTTCCCTGTCCTCCACCAtcggctctattctcagggagcTGGACACCACCATGGACGAGAGCGAGCCCCCGCAGAATCCAGTggcgcccccagcaccccaaaacgAAGTGCCACAACACCAGCCCGATCCGGTCTTTTTGGAAGCGCTGAGTTCCCGGTACCTGGAGGACTCTAGCTTGGACGATTTTTTTCTGGACATTGACACATCCACGGTGGAGAAGGAGCCCGCGCTGGCCCCGCCCGAGCCTCCGCACAACCTCTTCTGTACCCCAGGCTCCTGGGAGTGGAACGAACTTGATCACATCATGGAAATTATTCTGGGATCCTAA
- the BLVRB gene encoding flavin reductase (NADPH): protein MAVKKIAIFGATGRTGLTTLAQAVQAGYEVTVLVRDASRLPSAGPQPAHVVVGDVRQAADVDKTVAGQDAIIVLLGTGSDLSPTTVMSEGAQNIVAAMKAHGVDKVVACTSAFLLWDPTKVPPRLQAVTEDHIRMHKVLQESGLKYVAVMPPHIGDQPLTGDYTVTLDGRGPSRVISKHDLGHFMLRCLTTDEYDGHSTYPSHQYD, encoded by the exons ATGGCTGTCAAGAAGATTGCGATTTTCGGCGCCACCGGCAGGACCGGGCTCACCACCCTGGCGCAGGCGGTGCAAGCAG GTTATGAAGTGACAGTGCTGGTGCGGGATGCCTCCCGACTGCCCTCGGCAGGGCCCCAGCCGGCCCACGTGGTGGTGGGGGACGTTCGACAGGCGGCCGATGTGGACAAGACAGTGGCTGGGCAAGATGCCATCATCGTGCTGCTGGGCACTGGCAGTGACCTCA GTCCCACCACGGTGATGTCCGAGGGGGCCCAGAACATCGTGGCGGCCATGAAGGCCCACGGCGTGGACAAGGTCGTGGCCTGCACCTCGG cCTTCCTGCTCTGGGACCCAACCAAGGTGCCCCCCAGACTGCAAGCTGTGACCGAGGACCACATCCGGATGCACAAGGTCCTGCAGGAGTCGGGCCTGAAGTATGTGGCTGTGATGCCACCACACATCG GAGATCAGCCTCTGACCGGGGACTACACGGTCACTCTGGATGGACGGGGACCCTCCAGGGTCATCTCCAAACACGACCTGGGCCACTTCATGCTGCGCTGCCTCACCACGGACGAGTATGACGGGCACAGCACCTACCCCTCCCACCAGTATGACTAG